One segment of Alnus glutinosa chromosome 2, dhAlnGlut1.1, whole genome shotgun sequence DNA contains the following:
- the LOC133859570 gene encoding probable carboxylesterase 18 — MSEQSANPKPNMPWKVKLFIGAFSWVFDSSFRHDGSINRRLLNFFDYKVPPDGVASSDTTVDPSRNLWFRLYNPTPTPTGGDPNDVVGLPVIVFFHGGGFVGGQANSILIHNAVHQLARELHAIVVSVNYRLAPEHRFPCQYEDGFDALRFIDEMDGRDLPANADLSRCFLAGESAGGNLAHHVALRAGEYSFKRVNLLGLIAVQPFFGGEERVESEIRFPRGPILRLDLTDWFWRAFLPDGSDRDHPAANVFGPNAGEISDARFPAAIVIIGGCDPLRDWDMRYYEGLKRSGKEVYLVDYPNAIHGFWSMGVMPEYCLFLEEVKEFMQKQMGK; from the coding sequence atgtctgaACAAAGCGcaaacccaaaaccaaacaTGCCATGGAAGGTGAAGCTCTTCATAGGAGCTTTTTCCTGGGTCTTCGACTCCTCATTCCGCCACGACGGGAGCATCAATCGTCGCCTCCTCAACTTCTTCGACTACAAAGTCCCTCCCGATGGCGTTGCCTCCTCCGACACCACCGTCGACCCTTCTCGCAACCTCTGGTTCCGCCTCTACAACCCAACCCCAACCCCCACTGGCGGCGATCCAAACGACGTCGTCGGCTTGCCCGTCATCGTGTTCTTCCACGGCGGCGGCTTCGTCGGCGGCCAGGCCAACTCGATTCTGATACACAACGCGGTGCACCAGCTCGCTCGAGAACTCCACGCCATCGTCGTCTCAGTCAACTATCGGCTGGCGCCGGAGCATCGGTTCCCGTGCCAGTACGAAGACGGGTTCGACGCGCTGAGATTCATAGACGAAATGGACGGACGGGATCTGCCGGCCAATGCTGATCTTAGCCGTTGCTTTCTCGCGGGAGAGAGCGCTGGAGGGAACCTGGCCCACCACGTAGCGCTCAGAGCCGGCGAGTACAGCTTCAAGAGAGTGAACCTCCTCGGGCTCATAGCAGTACAACCGTTTTTCGGAGGAGAGGAGCGGGTCGAGTCCGAGATTCGATTTCCCCGCGGCCCGATATTGAGGCTGGACTTGACGGACTGGTTCTGGAGAGCTTTTTTGCCGGACGGGTCGGACAGGGACCACCCGGCGGCGAATGTGTTCGGACCTAATGCAGGTGAAATCTCGGACGCGAGGTTCCCGGCTGCGATTGTTATAATTGGAGGGTGTGATCCGTTACGGGATTGGGACATGAGGTACTACGAGGGGCTGAAAAGATCCGGAAAAGAGGTATACCTGGTGGATTATCCGAATGCGATCCACGGGTTCTGGAGCATGGGCGTGATGCCCgaatattgtttgtttttagaGGAAGTGAAGGAGTTCATGCAAAAGCAAATGGGCAAATGA
- the LOC133859308 gene encoding probable carboxylesterase 18: MSRSHKNVEQSANPKPNFPWKVKLLMGAFSWISDASFRPNVRVNRRLFNFFDFKVPPSPNPPDGVASSDTTFDPSRKLWFRLYNPTPTPTPTGCDPNHVVGMPVIVFFHGGGFVIGKANSIWVDKAARRLARKLRAIVVSVNYRLAPEHRFPCQYEDGFDALRFIDEMDGDDLPANADLSRCFLAGESAGGNLAHHVAVRAGEYGFKRVNLLGLIAVQPFFGGEERVESEIRLSWGPTLRLDSADWYWRAFLPDGSDRDHPAANVFGPNAGEISGVKFPAALVIVGGCDLLRDRDMRYCEGLKRSGKEVYLVDYPKAVHGFWSMGVRPEYCLFLEQVREFMQKQMAEY; this comes from the coding sequence atgtCCCGTAGCCACAAAAATGTCGAACAAAGTGCAAACCCAAAGCCAAACTTCCCATGGAAGGTGAAGCTCCTCATGGGAGCATTTTCGTGGATCTCCGACGCCTCATTCCGCCCCAACGTGAGAGTCAACCGCCGCCTCTTCAACTTCTTCGACTTCAAAGTCCCTCCCTCTCCCAATCCCCCCGATGGCGTTGCCTCCTCTGACACCACCTTTGACCCTTCTCGCAAACTCTGGTTCCGCCTCTACAACccaacccccacccccacccccactgGCTGCGATCCAAACCACGTCGTCGGCATGCCCGTCATCGTGTTCTTCCACGGCGGCGGCTTTGTCATCGGCAAGGCCAACTCGATTTGGGTGGACAAAGCGGCGCGCCGGCTCGCCAGAAAACTCCGCGCCATCGTCGTCTCCGTCAACTACAGGCTGGCGCCAGAGCATCGGTTCCCGTGCCAGTACGAAGACGGTTTCGACGCGCTGAGATTCATCGACGAAATGGACGGAGACGATCTGCCGGCCAATGCTGATCTTAGCCGTTGCTTTCTCGCCGGAGAGAGCGCAGGAGGGAACCTGGCCCACCACGTAGCGGTCAGAGCCGGCGAGTACGGCTTCAAGAGGGTAAACCTCCTCGGGCTGATAGCAGTACAACCGTTTTTCGGAGGGGAGGAGCGGGTCGAGTCCGAGATCCGATTATCCTGGGGCCCGACTCTGAGACTGGACTCGGCGGACTGGTATTGGAGAGCTTTTTTGCCGGACGGGTCGGACAGGGACCACCCGGCGGCGAATGTGTTCGGACCGAATGCGGGTGAAATATCGGGCGTGAAGTTCCCGGCTGCGCTTGTTATAGTTGGAGGGTGCGACCTGTTACGGGATAGGGACATGAGGTACTGCGAGGGGCTGAAAAGATCGGGAAAAGAGGTATACCTGGTGGATTATCCGAAAGCGGTCCACGGGTTCTGGAGCATGGGCGTGAGGCCCgaatattgtttgtttttagaACAAGTGAGGGAGTTCATGCAAAAGCAAATGGCCGAATATTGA